In Saccopteryx leptura isolate mSacLep1 chromosome 11, mSacLep1_pri_phased_curated, whole genome shotgun sequence, the following proteins share a genomic window:
- the ADCYAP1 gene encoding pituitary adenylate cyclase-activating polypeptide isoform X1, which produces MPFFFPPVLHRMTMCSGARLTLLVYGIIMHSSVYCSPDTTGLPFRGIRSEDAAYEETYDEYGNQLQNFYDLEPRGVDSPASAQRGANALSQPGEMRDISHVILKKAYRKVLDQLSGEKLLQKLVAKGVGGIRGGYTKDNWDPLSKRHSDGIFTDSYSRYRKQMAVKKYLAAVLGKRYKQRVKNKGRRIAYL; this is translated from the exons atgcctttttttttcccccccgtcCTGCACAGAATGACCATGTGTAGCGGAGCGAGGCTGACCCTTCTGGTCTACGGGATCATCATGCACAGCAGCGTGTACTGCTCACCTGACACCACCGGACTCCCGTTCCGTGGAATCAG GTCGGAGGACGCGGCGTACGAGGAGACGTACGACGAGTACGGAAACCAGCTGCAGAACTTCTACGACTTGGAGCCGCGGGGCGTGGACAGCCCCGCCTCCGCGCAGCGCGGAGCCAACGCGCTCAGCCAACCCGGGGAGATGAG AGATATCTCCCACGTGATCCTTAAGAAGGCCTACCGCAAAGTGTTGGACCAGCTGTCCGGCGAGAAATTACTGCAGAAGCTCGTGGCCAAGGGTGTGGG TGGGATTCGAGGTGGCTACACGAAGGACAACTGGGATCCGCTTTCCAAGCGCCATTCGGACGGAATCTTCACGGACAGCTACAGCCGCTACCGGAAACAAATGGCTGTGAAGAAATACTTGGCGGCAGTTCTAGGAAAAAGGTATAAACAAAGGGTTAAAAACAAAGGACGCCGAATAGCGTATTTGTAG
- the ADCYAP1 gene encoding pituitary adenylate cyclase-activating polypeptide isoform X2: protein MTMCSGARLTLLVYGIIMHSSVYCSPDTTGLPFRGIRSEDAAYEETYDEYGNQLQNFYDLEPRGVDSPASAQRGANALSQPGEMRDISHVILKKAYRKVLDQLSGEKLLQKLVAKGVGGIRGGYTKDNWDPLSKRHSDGIFTDSYSRYRKQMAVKKYLAAVLGKRYKQRVKNKGRRIAYL, encoded by the exons ATGACCATGTGTAGCGGAGCGAGGCTGACCCTTCTGGTCTACGGGATCATCATGCACAGCAGCGTGTACTGCTCACCTGACACCACCGGACTCCCGTTCCGTGGAATCAG GTCGGAGGACGCGGCGTACGAGGAGACGTACGACGAGTACGGAAACCAGCTGCAGAACTTCTACGACTTGGAGCCGCGGGGCGTGGACAGCCCCGCCTCCGCGCAGCGCGGAGCCAACGCGCTCAGCCAACCCGGGGAGATGAG AGATATCTCCCACGTGATCCTTAAGAAGGCCTACCGCAAAGTGTTGGACCAGCTGTCCGGCGAGAAATTACTGCAGAAGCTCGTGGCCAAGGGTGTGGG TGGGATTCGAGGTGGCTACACGAAGGACAACTGGGATCCGCTTTCCAAGCGCCATTCGGACGGAATCTTCACGGACAGCTACAGCCGCTACCGGAAACAAATGGCTGTGAAGAAATACTTGGCGGCAGTTCTAGGAAAAAGGTATAAACAAAGGGTTAAAAACAAAGGACGCCGAATAGCGTATTTGTAG
- the ADCYAP1 gene encoding pituitary adenylate cyclase-activating polypeptide isoform X3, whose translation MQGKRKRKLASRSEDAAYEETYDEYGNQLQNFYDLEPRGVDSPASAQRGANALSQPGEMRDISHVILKKAYRKVLDQLSGEKLLQKLVAKGVGGIRGGYTKDNWDPLSKRHSDGIFTDSYSRYRKQMAVKKYLAAVLGKRYKQRVKNKGRRIAYL comes from the exons AtgcaaggaaagaggaaaaggaagctaGCAAGCAG GTCGGAGGACGCGGCGTACGAGGAGACGTACGACGAGTACGGAAACCAGCTGCAGAACTTCTACGACTTGGAGCCGCGGGGCGTGGACAGCCCCGCCTCCGCGCAGCGCGGAGCCAACGCGCTCAGCCAACCCGGGGAGATGAG AGATATCTCCCACGTGATCCTTAAGAAGGCCTACCGCAAAGTGTTGGACCAGCTGTCCGGCGAGAAATTACTGCAGAAGCTCGTGGCCAAGGGTGTGGG TGGGATTCGAGGTGGCTACACGAAGGACAACTGGGATCCGCTTTCCAAGCGCCATTCGGACGGAATCTTCACGGACAGCTACAGCCGCTACCGGAAACAAATGGCTGTGAAGAAATACTTGGCGGCAGTTCTAGGAAAAAGGTATAAACAAAGGGTTAAAAACAAAGGACGCCGAATAGCGTATTTGTAG